A stretch of DNA from bacterium:
AGCCCTTGACCACCACGAAGCGCCCCTTGCCGCCCTCCATCAGGGCGTCCTTGCTGCTGTCGCCGGGGCAGGCCACGCGGACCTGCTCCAGGAACTCGCCCGCGGGGGAGAAGACGTCGTAGGTGGCCAGGATGCCGGCCGGCTGCTCGTGCCAGCCGCGGCTGCTCAGGACCCACAGGTTGCCGTCCTCGCCCAGCATCATGCCGTTGATGGTCTCCTCGGTCTTGGAGACCGAGTGCTCGACGGGGAACGGGATGTTGCGCAGCTGGGCCGTCATGATCGACTCGACCAGCGCGTGCTCGTCGGGCGTGCGGGTCCAGTTCACGTACTGCCGCTCGATCACGCGCTCGAGCTTGCCGTCGGGCGCGTAGACGTCGATGGCGTAGGCGTTGCGCTGCGAGGCGACGTAGACGCGGCCGTCGTTGCCGAGCACCCACTTGCGGAACTGCGGGAAGTACTCGGTCTCCTCGTCGATGGACAGCTTGCTGAACTCGTACTTGCGCGACTTGTGCGCGTAGGTCACCAGCGGCTTGCCGTCGGCCGCGTAGCTGCGGATGAAGTTGTCGCGGACCTGGAAGCCTTCGGTCTGGTTGATCGTGCTCTCGACGCCGCCGAGCACGAGGCGCCCGCCCCGGCCCTGCACGTCCGACAGCGTCAGGAAGCCGCCCTCGGCGGGGGCGTCGCCGCCGGGCACGAAGGTCTTGGCCGGCGTGTCGTTCAGGTCGACGCAGACGATGCGGCCGGGGAAGGTCTGCACCAGGCCCAGCGTGCCGTCGGGCATGAAGAGCATGTCGACGGGGTAGCGCACCTCGCCGGGGCCCTCGCCCTCGCGGCTGAGGGTGCGCGTGAACGCGCCCTTGCTGTCGAAGACGTGGACCTGGTGGAGCTGCGTGTCCAGCAGGTAGACGTTGCCGGCGGCGTCGGCGACGACGCGGGTGATCAGGCCGAAGATGCTCTCCTCGTCGTCCTCCCCGCCCGCGCGCCAGATCTCCTTCAGGGTCAGGGTCCGCACCCCGCCCGCCGGCTTGGCGCCGTTGCGCACGTGCAGCACGCCGTCGACGGTGACCTGTTCGGCGGCGGCGAGGGCCGTCCCGGCCGCGGCGGCGAGGAGCAGGGCGGCGGTGAACAGCACGATGACCTTCGGGGACAAACGTAAGCTTGCGAGCATCTTGACGACCTCCCGGGATGGTGTTGCCGGGGCGTTCGTACGTGCCCGACGGCTCCAGGTTGCTCCCCGTCCGTTCCGCCGTCAACTGATGCGGGGCGCCGGCCGGGGGTCCCAGCCCTAAATGATATCAACGATCAAATAATCGGCCCGAAACGGTGAGATCGACCCCATGGTTGACAATTAGGTATCGTTTCCGGTATGATGCGCAACGCGAGGTCAGGATCCGCCCACCTACCCTCTCGCCCCACGTCCCGTCCATTGTCCGGCGGCATCACGCGCGACCGGCATCGTCGTCATTGTAATTCCAGGGGGTACCGTCATGAAATCCATGCGTCTGTGGTCGGGTCTGATCTTGTTGCTGCTCGTGACCGTCGTGGCATCCTCGATCGCGTTCGCCGATCCGGTCCAGGGGATCTACACGTCCACCGACCTCGGTGGTCAGCTCCTGACCGGCCGCGCCGCGACCTGGAGGTCCGGCATCAACTCCGGCTTCCCCCACGTCCTGCACGCCCAGTCCTGGGACGGCGCCGCGCTCGGCGCGCAGTGGGAGATCAGCTGCCCCACGTCCTCCAGCATGACCGCTCAGGACAACCGCGTCGGCGGCGTGGGCACGATCGTTTACACTTCGACCTTCAACGGCGGCACGTTCGCCTTCTTCGCCGGCGGCTGGCCGTGGGGCGACGGGGCCGGGACGCTGGGCGCCATGACCGTCATCACGACCGTCCAGTACGTGCTGATCGGCGGCGTCAGCACGGGAGTGGCCGCGGTCATCAACGGCAACACCAGCGGCACCTTCGACAACGGCTGCACGCTGGTCTTCGCCATCGGCAACGGCGTCGGCGTGGGCGAGACCACCAGCCTCTACCCCGCGATCACCAAGCCGGCCGGCTACCCGACGTTCCTGGACGGCACTTGCGGCCCGGCGTCCGCCGGCCAGCAGTACGGCTCGTGGGGCACGGTCATCACGCTCACGATGCAGGTCGACTGCGCGGTCCCGACCGAGGACGCGAGCTGGAGCAGCGTGAAGGCCGCCTACCGCTGATCTGAAGTGACCCATGCCAGGGCCGTCTTCCTCCGGGAAGGCGGCCCTTCGCATGCACCGCCCCCCCGCCCATGCAACCGCCGGCCGCCGCGGTGCGTATCCCGGTCGCCACGCGACCGGGAGTCCTCCCGGACCGCATCCCCGTCCGTGCCGAGGAGGCCCGTCATGCGCCGATCCGTCGTCCCCGCCGCCGCCCTGCTGGTCCTGCTGCTGGCCGGACCGCTGGCCGCCCAGGAGTTCACCGAAAGCTTCACCCTCGACCTCGCGTCGCTCCACGTGATCGACCTGATCGGGGAGGTGCGCGTCCTGCCGGCCGCGGGCGACGCTTTCGAGGTGGAGGTCGCCGTGAAGGGCGTGGACGCCCGGCGCGATCGCCTGGACATCGTCGTGGACGAGGACGAGCGCACGCTGCGGGTCGACTTCCCGCTCGACAAGGAGCGCGACTACGTCTACCCGCCGCTGAAGAACGGCAAGACGTCCATCCAGTTCGACCAGCGCGACGAGGGGAACCACGACTTCTGGGAAGCCGTGTCGATGCTGCTCGGCAGCGAGCGCGTGACCGTGCGCGGC
This window harbors:
- a CDS encoding 6-bladed beta-propeller encodes the protein MLASLRLSPKVIVLFTAALLLAAAAGTALAAAEQVTVDGVLHVRNGAKPAGGVRTLTLKEIWRAGGEDDEESIFGLITRVVADAAGNVYLLDTQLHQVHVFDSKGAFTRTLSREGEGPGEVRYPVDMLFMPDGTLGLVQTFPGRIVCVDLNDTPAKTFVPGGDAPAEGGFLTLSDVQGRGGRLVLGGVESTINQTEGFQVRDNFIRSYAADGKPLVTYAHKSRKYEFSKLSIDEETEYFPQFRKWVLGNDGRVYVASQRNAYAIDVYAPDGKLERVIERQYVNWTRTPDEHALVESIMTAQLRNIPFPVEHSVSKTEETINGMMLGEDGNLWVLSSRGWHEQPAGILATYDVFSPAGEFLEQVRVACPGDSSKDALMEGGKGRFVVVKGFTDAMVTLQTQGAAGGTEEGEEPAPMEIICYGVK